DNA sequence from the Augochlora pura isolate Apur16 chromosome 11, APUR_v2.2.1, whole genome shotgun sequence genome:
AAACGTTCCTGAATGCAAAGTCTGGCGAAATCCGATAAACTTGTTTAGAGGGGCCGAATATCAAAGATTTTTCTGGGCCACTAACAAAGATCCGTTAACATATTACGATATGAATTTATCCGCTCAAGATCATCAGACATTCTTCACCTGTGAGGGTGACACAGGTAATTCTTACGTGGCAATGTCATTTAATCGTTTGATTCAAGCGTACCACTTTCTTTTTAACACTCCTACTAATTTCCTTCCTATAGTATATTAAGGTATATAATTGTTGCAGGTAAGGCTGAATATGAAATAATGCAAACAGCTTGGAGAGAACGTAATCCGGTAGTGAGAATAAAAGCAGCGCACAGTGCTCTCGATCATAACGCAGATTGTGCTCCTGCATATATATTACTCGCAGAAGAGGAAGCTAGTACTATTGTGGAAgcagaaaaaattttgaaGCAAGCACTGAAGGTGGCTGAAAACAATTACAGGAAATCTCAAAATACACAACATCAAGGATCCCTTGCAGAAGCTATTCACAGAAGAGACacgaatgtattaatatacattaaacgACGATTAGCTATGTGTGCAAGAAAGTTAGGGAAACTGAAAGAAGCTGTGAAAATGTTTAGAGACTTAACAAAAGAAGTCCCGCCAATTATGAATGtgttaaatattcatgagAATTTAATCGAGGCTTTATTAGAAATGCAAGCATACGCCGATGTGCAAGCAGTATTAGCAAAATACGACGACATAAGTCTACCAAAGTCGGCAACCATTTGTTATACAGCCGCATTACTGAAAGCAAGGGTAGTTGCTGATAAATTTTCAACCGATATTGCTATTAAAAGAGGCTTGACCACCCCAGAAATGATAGCTATCGAAGCTATCCACAGAGCTGTGGAGTTCAATCCTCACGTACCCAAGTATTTACTAGAAATGAAGCCTTTAATTTTACCGCCGGAACATGTGCTGAAGAGAGGAGATTCGGAAGCGATAGCATACGCATTCTTTCACCTCGCTCACTGGAAACAGATGGAAGGTGctcttaatttattacattgcaCTTGGGAAGGTACATTCAGAAGGTTACCTTATCCTTTAGAAAGGggacatttattttatccatatCCAACCTGCACAGAATGCGCGGATCGCGAACTTTTGCCTCCGTTTCATGATGTCAGCGTTTATCCTAAAAAGGAGTtgccattttttattttatttacagcaGGTCTATGTTCCTTTACAGCACTCCTAGCGCTTTTAACGCATCAGTATCCCGATACCATGGGTGTAGTAGCACGATCAATGCTTGCCTGGTTTTCAcatccattttattatattttagacaAATTGGAAGCGATCTTGCcttctaatttattacaacaacTCTCTAGAATATAAGACATTTGTATGATCTCTGTAATCATAACTTATTGTGATATTTATGATACTTATGCTTTCATTGTCATATacatcaatatatatatatatatacattatatatatgtatatatgtgtgtacATCCGTACTTCCCGAATTTCTTATGACTGATATCCTAACGCGTATTtatagaatcaattatttacttaatgtTGTTAGTTTAAAAAAGCGTTGTGTAGCGATCGatgtacaattaataaaaattggaatatcTTTGAGTTATCTTGTATTTCtgtgtacatacatatgtatattacggTTCGATATGTCATCAAGTTCAAATTAGGAACATAGCGCAGTTACgtagtttgaaaattttgtcaGTAGTTGTTATTCCCTATCCATATATTCAAGCAAAACTTTCcttaaaaatcgtgaatacctaaaatatcgaaacaatATCTCATTTAAAGTCCCTGGTTAGGTCATTGTGGGTATATCAATCAAAAATAGGTTTGATTGGatttcatgtttatttaataattgatattatcaGTAGCTCATAAGTGGAGGCGAAAGAATCAGGCAAATCAGAGATATTAGCACTTGGATCTGTAGTACAGAAAaggtgaaatttattatacgaaaTCAACGAACTGTTCTCATCTTTGAATAacagttacaattatttatgacaaGTAGGAGAATTGCACAGAATAGTCAACAGAAATCGGTGCAACGAGTGTGTTACGTAAATGTATGGTATTAAAATGCAAAGTTTATTGAGCGTTATGCAATATCAATTATTCTGAATCTCTGATCCGCCTTTCTATTCATGAGACGGTTATGAGACAGaagaaagagaatttaagACACTTGGAAGTCAGACGGCCCAATTTCCATACATGGGCTGGCTTATGGTGACTTTGATTTTGCTTCGTACATTCATTCTCAATCGAATCTTAAACCGATAAGTGATAAAATTTGTCActgtatatacaatacttcttcacttttataatttacttatttaaacgAACGTATATTTAACGCAGAAATACCATTAAATAACTATCTTCACACAACTAAGATATCGCTTTATGACTATTAATGTTGTATGCATGTAATAAGAACATGTAAAAACTTTCAAATTGTGATCCTTAGActtttactaataataattacttcttATAGCGTATCGTtacaattaaatgtatttataatagtattaatctATAAAGTAGGAAATATTTTGAGTATTCGTCTCCTGCTAATATCTGAGCCAGTTTCGCACGCTTCTTCCATTCGGAGATTCTTCGCACAGAATCTTAAAACACCGTGTGATTGTTCGATCACTATTACTGTGGTGGGATCGGTTATTGCCGAAAATTAACTACGAATGGATTTCGACAAAAGTTCACgtaatgtatttttatgtacaaattataGATTGTCCTTTTCGTAATAGatcagtttctttttttttttctcttggtAGATCAACGCACGTATTCACTTCACTGACTTCGGATTCGATCGTTCCGCCATTTTCTCTACAAATAAGGCACCTTTAACAAATTACGCTGTTATAGGCTATAACGATTCTAGCAGTCCAACATTCAGTCAATGTCACGAAGTCTGCACCGACGATAGTTAACTCGCAGTTTGCCAATAAGGCATACATAGTCATTTGAACGTATAcaacaaaatcaattatacATACTCGATATTGCTTAacgtaacaataaaaatttcataaattattcccTGTTTCGGTCGCTACTATTCACGGGCGTAGCAAGGCATTCAAATTTTCTGCGAATCGTTTGCAAATCGTTTTCAATCATCGACGAGCATGGCATTCTTGCAGCTTTCTTCCTAACTTTCATTAAAAGACTTCACTCAACCCTTTCATCAAGAAACTAAGGAATAATTTAAGAGCGAGTAAAATTAATCTATCGAAATCAGCCTATTTCCTATTCGGAATAAATCTATAATCTTAGATAGCATTTTCCTATGTATCTCGATCACTATCTGCACCGCCatcaaataattcgattcaGAGATAATTTGTGCTTACGGAATGCTACAAAGTTTTATATCTTTCATGGAAGAAGTACCACGTATTATTAAACTCAAAtaaacccccccccccccccccctctctctctcactctttcgcTCGTAGAAATCACTCTTTTTCTCACACAAAGACAAAAAAttgatgttattattaaaggGTGCCATTTGCGAAATATTGGTACCGATCGTACAATTTAGTTGACCATGAATGGATACTAGCTTCGACTAAGTCCTCCACGTGCCGGCGTAATTGATCCTCTGTCAACGTTAGATGGAATCTGTTCTTCAATCCTTGAACAGTCGCTGCCCCGCCACTACGGAAGCACGGAAGTTGTGATCCTGCCAAAATTAATAGTTTTGTTTTAGATGATCCTCTTCATTAGAACTCTTacatattattagaaaaatcttaCCTGATAACATAATCTCGACAAGGTTAACAATCTTCTCCATGTGTTTCCGTGCCGCGATTAAACCTTGCAGAATCAGCGTTTTGAATTCTTGAAACTGTTTAGACTGACTTCCGCCCATCACCTCCACGAATTCTGGTGTCAATTTAAACGGGCTAGTCTCAAATCCCAGATTCCTCGGCGAGGTCGACAGAATAAATCCGAAATCTATGTGTATTAGATGACCATCGCTATGAAGGAGAATATTTCCATTGTGACGATCTTTAACCTGAATCAAATAGCAGACAAGACAATATGCCGCGCAACTTTGAATGAAATTCCTTTGTGCGGTGATAAATGTGTCGGATGTGGGTGGGCCGAATTCTCGTTCAAAGTATTGTACGAGCGTTAATTGGCACTGTTTCTTTACTTGATGTAGCGACACAGTATTCAAGATTGGTTCGATTAAACCACTGTCATTAGACAAgcataaaattctgtaaagtAAAAACCAGCATGTAACAACTAACCTTACAATTACGTGGTTCAAGATACGCATGGCGGTAAGAATAATCGAACGGAGGCTTACTTATACGGTCGCACCCAAAGAGGTATTTGTTCTTCTTGCCAGATTCTTTGGAGCATTGAAAGTAATTGCGAGGCAAGTAGCTCCTGCCTAAGGTCATCTCCGCACTTAACAATAACGGCAAGAAGTTTCCAGGATGCGAGGTGACCGTACGGACTGGAAGCCCTTATGCGATGTTGCTTCAATTCCCATGGTTCTTTCAACACGGCAGCCGACGGATCTTCTGGATCATGATTGAAAGTTGCGCTAGGCGCAGCGGCCATCTCACTCAACCGTCGCTTTATATCACCAGGTACAAATATTGGTTCTTTACTATCCGACGACTCTTGACTTAATTGGGATATCGTGTCTCTATCTTTAGGCTTACGGAGTTGCAAATactgtgcaaaataaaaaacgaagtcgttatcaattaatttattccccGGCTAGCCTTTTACCGAGATCGCGTAGTACACGATCGACTGTGACAACATGCACTACCTGTTGAGTGATTTCATCGTCTTCTTGACTCCAACAATCGTTGGGATCGTCATCCGGGAATGTAAATGCCATGTCCGTGCTTCTGACCGAGTATGGGGAAGTATTTTTAACCGGCGTTTGCTTAATCGGTGGCATGTTTTGTTGTATTTCCGCGGTGGATATGTCTGGTGAAGCAATTACAGTGGACTGTTCGCCTCCGGTTAAGTTTTCCTCAGATTTCGTGTGCCTCAACGAATGCCCCACTATCTTCGTCGGCACAGGTGATGTATATATATCTTCTACTTCTAACACTTCGACGTAAATTATGTATGGTGCCTGCGTGCCATAAACGATAATGTTAGCGAGATGTTAGTTGGAATACGACTAAGGCTATTTTATGGTTGTTCACCTTATCTTTACTATTTAGGACAGCAGCGTATTGCGGTGGCACTCGTACGATATGATGTGGTACTGAACTGTGCAAAGGAAGCCACACCCTTGCAGGGAGATTCAAGTTGAGAGTATTAAGCTCCGCTATTAATTGAACAGTTTTACTTTCCTTTGTTGGAATAGTTCCAAGCAATTTGCCAATTGTTATTAACGCTTGTATGAATTCGAGTTCTGGAGCAAGACGTGGTGCctgagaatataaaaattaagaatatctgaatctctctctctttctctccctctctctttctctctatctctctttctcgtatCTTGGATTCGGATAacggtaaaattatttaggaaaGATCAAGTTGTGTTACATTGCAAAAGCAGTCGGTCTTCTGTCCTCGTAAATCGTTTACCACACCCTGGCAGGAATAAAAACAGGTACAACCATTGTCAAATGCTCGACCAGAGCTCAGGTCCCCAAGGcttactttatttattgtaccTTGAAAAAAATAGCCAGTCATCTAATgatacgatataaaaatacaacgaGACGTATATAAGTGGACGTGTCTTATGTACCGGAATGGCTACGACGTAACGTTTGAAATAATCCAGTGGCATCCGACTGAGATCTTTGGTGTGTCTTTTTATTAGGAGACGTAATGCTTTGCATTGTAGTTAACGACGGTGGGGTCGGTGTCTGCAAACCAGCTACACGGTGCTTCCTATGCTCACTTCCTTTCGGCCTGTTGTTGCGTACATAAGATTCAGCATACATCGTgcgtagaatatttttacagtctCGTATTGGTCGcgaattatatgtatagtgcAGTTTAGCGTAGTTTAGTGCGGTCTAGTTTACGTTTTGGTTTTACCTGAGTTCGTCCGAGAGAatcagattttttaatttggtcCCATGAGACTTCTTCTTGGATGGCAAATGAGCATCGGAACTATACGCGTCTAATAGCCAGGCACATTTCAAAGAAAAGTCCGCTGACTGTCTACACCTGACGGATAAGAAATTTGCATGAATGGATTTTCCATAGCTTCGTGGTGTACACGTTTCAGAGTATCGTTATCGATTTTGTAGAATGTTCGTATCCTTACCTATGGACAAGATATGGATACAGGACTTCTGTAACATCGTGTAGTTGTATATACATTACAACCAGTTGTGGCAGATAGAAGTCCACATCAGGATCTGGGAAACTAAACATCTTGTTCCctggaaaatgattaaataataatgcattGCTTGCGAAACGAACGTTTTTGCTTGCGTTTGTCTCTGTACAATAAAATGGAACAGAagcaaatattgttaaaagtcGCCGGCCATAGATACGTCCGCGTTACTGTATGCATGGCTCAGTACTAAATACTAGTATACCGTCGGAACGGAAATAGTAACGCAAAGTCAAAGTTGAACAACCATCGTACATTAGATGCTCTTAACGGAAAGCATCGTAGATAGATGTTCACCCTTCCACTCAGTCTCATCCCCGTATCTACAATGATATTTCCTTCGCCTTACTCAAGTACTACGGAACGAAGGCTTACCAAGGTAGCTCTGGACGCCAGGCTCCTTAGAATTGAAAAGATAAGATATCGCCATCGACATGTCGAAGATCTGGCTCTCGAATAGTCTGAGCAGACAACCCTCGGATGGTTTCGGCTGCACCGTCTCTTGTCTCCGACAAACAACACCGTGCTGCTTTTTAACGGCCGCCTCGTTCGCTTCGGACTGCACGGTCGTCCCGCAACACAAAGTTATAGCCGCGCCGGCTAGCTCGCACTGTTTATCGTTCACCGGCAGGACCTCCAGCGGATTCTGGAAGTCCTGCTCGTCGATCGTCACCGGCACTTTGGTACAGAGTTCCCCGCGCTGGCAATCGTGTGCCTCGAGCTCCTTGAGCCCGCTACCGGACTGCGGTTCCTGCGTGCTCTCACTGATCGCGTTCGCGTCCACGTTCTCGTGTTCGCCACGGTTCCCATGTCCGCCTCTTTTCGACGGAGGTTCACTTAAATGCACCAGTTCCACCGGCGACACTGGCACCGACAACGACACGGGCACCGACACCGACGTCACACGGCAACCGTTCTCCtcgccgtcgacgacgtccACGCCGTCCATGTCGCCCGGCTGCGACAGCGACGAGTCCAGGCTCTCGCGGCTGTGAAGGTGGTCGACGCTCGACTCCCTGGTCGCCGCGTTGGTCGCGTCGCTGGACCCGCTGTCCGAGCCGCACAGGATACCCGAGTCATCGGAGCCCAGGCTGGCTAGGTCCTCGCGTTCCCGGCTGCGCACCTTGCAGGCCGGCACCACGGCCTTAGCTACCGGGGCGGGCGTCGTCTCGCATTCCGGGCTCGGTGTCACGTCCACTTCCGGGATACGCTGCAGCGCGGAATCGAGACTTCGATTTCTGTGGTGGTGCGTCAGCGTCGTCGCGCTCGCCTGCGGAACGGGCGGCAGCAGAATACCCATTGACCTGCAAACAACCAACAACGTTTCACCAATGTCCGCAAATTCACCGTGGACACTCATTAACGACAGCTTATTTTCACGGATTTCAATTCCTCCACCGATATACATTCGTCGGGTTCAAATCTACCAggtcgaagaaaattgaattggGAAACAGACTCGGACAATGTTTTAGACCGTGGTGCTTGGACTAATAGTTGCGCGGAAATCCGACACACGACGCATACACGTTGTCACGTGTTTAGAAAGTTGGGAATCTTAAAGTATGACAAACCAGAAGTCGTACCGCATCGCTTTCTTAACGAACCAGGACGTTCTTCCCGAAGGATTCGGCCACGGAAAACGAGAGGCGGAGATGCATTCCGGTCGGTACACCATTATCGCGAGCAAGTTACAATTCCATGTACgactcgatttttttttttaacagatcGCGTCACATTCAATTCGTCCAATTCTAAAAGGAAAAAACCTTCAACTAAAAAGGAGCTAGCCCCAATGGTGGGATGgtttgatataataaatatcaaattatttcaggATAAGTTACTTTCTCTGCGTCTCCTAATCGAATGGAAACGTGTCCAAGTATGGTTTCTACCCGCATGTTCGCAACGATATTCAGGTATTTCCGCGACACAGAGCAAAGGTATCTCCGAGAAATAAAGTTTACTTTACGTATTGTATTTCATGGACATGGCTAAAAAGGTGTATCGTATTTGTCGGCCATAGCGTATCCTACAACAGCGAATATTGTCACGGAAATTAGTCAACCATTTGCTCTGATCTTGCTTGCACATTTCGCTTAATCGCAACAATGTCGCCGTTCGTTGTAGCGCGTTGACGAGCAGCTAGGAGATACACGTACTCCTCCTTTATCACGCCGGTCTCAATGTATTCATTATACCTATTGAAGtttaaaattgcttcaacAGCCGATGCATTCAGACCATTTGTCTGTTTTGTTGAAGACTCTagaaagcgagcgagcgaacctGCGCGCGTGTAAACGCGAAAAACGGATGAAACCGTACGTTTCAAGGGAACAGTTGAACGTGCGAGCAAGCAGCATGAGATCCGCGAACGAAACGGATGAAACAAAGTCGGCGTAAATGGAGGGAAGcgaaaaataagaatgaaaCTTTAAGGGTGATTAGTATTACTAGTTATTATTGTTCTCTAATTTTTACTGCAACTATTGTAGTAACGATTGTAACCTGAAATAACATATTATGCGTGTACACTCGAGATTTGAATACAAAGAagggaaagaaaataaagacagaCGGTCTGAGATCGGATCGACCGACATCCCACGCAGAGGTCCGAACTCTTTGTACCGAAACAAAACGTGACAAATATcgaatggaattatttttaaatgaaacgtttATCGTATCGTTGGGttcgcgttaaataaaaacatttgatAAAACGAAAATCCGTAAGTCCGTGGGATTATCGATCCGATATCGCAAGCTGAATCGCCGTGGACTTTATTGGAGTCAATGCAGATTCATGCTCTACTGTAGAGAAGGCCTGTGCTAGAACGTGGCTCGTTGTGCTGCAGAATATTGAGCTACTATGTACGTATACAGGGTGActctacaaataataataaccacACTCGATGCGATGACACGACGCATGCAACGAATGCAGTTTCCCTTGCGTATCGTATGTTCATAAGTGGAATATTGTGCTAGtttgtatatataaacaataattccaCATGTCCGCGATAagctaaacaaaaattgcttcCCAACGAAATTCAAAGCTCCGCGAGACATACGTACGTATTCTGTTACGAGTAGCTGGCATTTAAGGGATACGAGAGTCGTTAGCCAGTGGCCAATGGAATGGGTATAACTGCGACAGACAGCTACTGCGTGGGCAGGAGGTTTAATTATGAGTTCAAATCTCCGTGACCTACTATTTTTATGTCAACTATACAGCGTTTCCGTCGACTAACCCCGAGCTTGTTTCTATATCCGTTCCTTTAGACAAAAATCTGCTGCGAAGAGATTATCGTTCGTGTTCCGTGTCATCGACAAGTTAAGGTGGTGTGTCCCCGTATCGGTTCTATGCGTACACACACgtgttacatatgtatatacacgtATGCGTGTACGCGTGCATGTACGTATACGAGTCTTGCCAGGCAAAGATAATAGCGCGGACTATACCACATACGGATGATAGCGGGGATGAAAAACTGATTGCGAGCAGCTATCTGCGTCTATAATAAACGTCCTCCGGAAGCGCGGAGCGTGGTCGCGACTATTCGTTACATACCTAAAGTCCAAACTGTGATTTCGTTGATGGGTGGTCAGCCTGTTACGGTTGTTGATCGGCGGATTCGTCCGTCCGTGGACAAGAGGAACATTACAGCTGGCTAATTTATGCCGTTTGACGTGTGCCACGCTTTCCTGGCGTGTTGGTCCACCACTGGGTGTAACAGCCACTACTTCACTCATATTAAACTCGAACGAGCAACAGCTCGGCCAACAGTCATCTGCTGTTCATGTTGATCGTTCACCTACGGACGACAAAAGAAGGACGATCGAGACGATATAGTAGGAAAGAGAAAATCGAGAGCTTAAGCGCGGCAACAAACAACGTTATCGGCTAAACGAAACGGTACGGATTCCGAAAAACCGCATCGAGACGATCGCCGATAAGTCGAACGAGATATTAACAACGTTgggcatttattaaaaatgcaatatgGCGGAAAACCTTCCGTTCCAACTAATGTCTTACATGTACATCTAAGCATTACTAATAAGTAGAAAGTTGCTGGTTGCTGCGACCAGTATTGTGAAAACCGGTGTTTCCTATTAATTTCCCAGAAATTTCAATGTTTGCATCAAATATGACTCgaacattatttttagcaaGCGGTCATTCATGAATCATCGGAcaatatactacaatattacCAAATTGTCTTAAACTATTCTTTTACAGTTCAAATACTTGGAACGCTTGGATAAAATAGATAAGATCCTACTTTGTTTGCAGTCCCGATTCGTATCAGTGCCATTTAACCGCACGGTTCGTCGAACGAATGTAACAATGATCCATCAGACTCGGCAATACGGCGATACGGCGATACGCCAACCAATACGCCAACAAGAGCATTAAGTAACACATTGTATGTAAAGAGCGAATCGTGCCACACTCGAGAACGCGTTACGATTGAATTTTGCTCGTGACGCAAACGTCCGGATGAAAACTGGTTCGCAACAACGAGCGTCCTGGCTCTACAAACATCGAAAATGTTGGGAATCAGTCCGGGCTTATAGTTTACAACCGCGTGTATCAAAGGTGCGCGGCGACATCAAAAATTCCATAACTCATTATCTCAGCGACGAGCAGCGAAACAGCGTTCTTGCGTCGGCGTTGTTGAGCCGATAATGCTGACAATAAATCAGCGACCGGGCATGAAAGCGGGGTGGGTTTTCGATCCGAAATTTCATAGAAAGAATCATCTTGCAACGCGGGACGATGACCAAGAAGGCAAGgcaaggcgaggcgaggcgaggggAGGCGAGGCAAGGCAAGGTGGCACCGTGACAGGAGCGTGAAACTCGTGCTGTACTAGGTACGAGAAAGTCGAATGCCTATGCCAACCCGAACAAAGCGTAAGTCAGAATTTAGTTGCCTGTTCATGGGACCACGCACGATTCTACACGATCCGTCATGCGTTTCACCCGACCTCGTCCCTCTTCATTTTCCGATTTCGAGGAAAACGGTAGACCACCCTCTCTCGATCCCTCAACCGGCTAAAGATTTGGTTACTCTGGAAAAAGGCCTGTCGCAAAGGGTTTCCCGCGAACAATTTCTGACGAATGTGCAACCGAAGGGAACAACCACCTTATACGATGACCTTGAGAGCGCCTATTTTTCTTCggttctttcattttatcatgaaaaacaaatacaaattgaaaaaaaattggtaAAGTAATGTGcttttggtaattttttgGCAAGAAGCATAAGATAAGATATCGACAATTTTCAAGTATGTTATAGAGGACGATATTCTGATAACTTTTTTTtctagaaatatttgcaaaaaactGTTGCTATTACTGCGTTAACTCCGAGCATACGTACATGTCGCGGCAGTGTGTATACACGAGCTAGCAGCCGTCGCTCATCTTCTGTTCCTACACTATTGTATATGTACGTCGCGGTGACCGACGGGTACTAAACACGCATCGGTATTTCTTGACGTCTCGAGAACCACGGCCGACCGACATTTAAATGGAAGGCATTTTCGTCCTTTACAACGCATTCAAAAATCATCGTCTGGATGCAGCcattttgaataattagaaAGAATATGCGAATGTCGCGTTTCCTAAAAAAACTAGCAAAAACACATTACTTTTCCAAGCTTCTCTCGCAACCGAAGGCAAATAAGCGCAATTCGGGACAAAGCCGTTAAACGGCGGGTTTCCCGGCTTTTTAACCGATAAACTAGTCTCATTTCTGGCcgtattttcaagaaattcaCCGCACAAGACGCTTCTCGGTACATGTTCCGGTAGGCGCGACAAAATGACCCGGTTGTAGTTCGGCAAGGGTTGAAGATGATCACTTTCTAGACGGAATTGTTTCACTATTATCGCAACCGAAATCGCGAGGAACGTCTTCCTTTCCCGCGAGATTAATCGTCCGCTAGACGCGGGCCCGGCCTCGAGTGAAATCCCCGGGAGaggaataattcaataaaggTGGAAAATGGAGCGAAGTCTAAGGCTGCGGTATGCCGGCTTTTTACTCTCCCTCTTTGAACTCGGGAGGGTGGgggagaagagaagagaagagaagagaggagaggagagaagagagagagagagagagagactcgtcCTTCCGCTCGGCTTGAACTCACACGGTGGCCAGCCGTCGGCGCAGCGATGGGTGTGCCAGAAGCACAGAAACCAAGCACTACCGCGGCAGCCAATGGAATCCACACCCCCATAGATATTATGCCTCACCCTTGTTACATATTCCCGGCCGATAAAATCAATCGGACTCGGGGAATCCCTTCGCAGACGAACGCGAGCACATTGCCAATAAGAGCCGTACGGATTGTCAATAACTCTTACCTCGTACTTAAATTCGTAACTTTGTTGCGATCGGAACTGCACCATGCGTGGACGTTCCTCGCTTTTGCCACTACAGCGCGTACAGAGTGGCACGGATGGGTAGGGTGTTACGGAATAAGACGCTAAAGAAAAAGAGGTAGGGAAaaatcagagagagagaaagagagacagagaatgaaagggagagagagagagagagagaaagggagggaggagaACAACGATAGCGATGACGATGATGCAGCGAGACCAG
Encoded proteins:
- the Fwd gene encoding phosphatidylinositol 4-kinase beta fwd — protein: MSEVVAVTPSGGPTRQESVAHVKRHKLASCNVPLVHGRTNPPINNRNRLTTHQRNHSLDFRSMGILLPPVPQASATTLTHHHRNRSLDSALQRIPEVDVTPSPECETTPAPVAKAVVPACKVRSREREDLASLGSDDSGILCGSDSGSSDATNAATRESSVDHLHSRESLDSSLSQPGDMDGVDVVDGEENGCRVTSVSVPVSLSVPVSPVELVHLSEPPSKRGGHGNRGEHENVDANAISESTQEPQSGSGLKELEAHDCQRGELCTKVPVTIDEQDFQNPLEVLPVNDKQCELAGAAITLCCGTTVQSEANEAAVKKQHGVVCRRQETVQPKPSEGCLLRLFESQIFDMSMAISYLFNSKEPGVQSYLGNKMFSFPDPDVDFYLPQLVVMYIQLHDVTEVLYPYLVHRCRQSADFSLKCAWLLDAYSSDAHLPSKKKSHGTKLKNLILSDELRPKGSEHRKHRVAGLQTPTPPSLTTMQSITSPNKKTHQRSQSDATGLFQTLRRSHSGTINKVSLGDLSSGRAFDNGCTCFYSCQGVVNDLRGQKTDCFCNAPRLAPELEFIQALITIGKLLGTIPTKESKTVQLIAELNTLNLNLPARVWLPLHSSVPHHIVRVPPQYAAVLNSKDKAPYIIYVEVLEVEDIYTSPVPTKIVGHSLRHTKSEENLTGGEQSTVIASPDISTAEIQQNMPPIKQTPVKNTSPYSVRSTDMAFTFPDDDPNDCWSQEDDEITQQYLQLRKPKDRDTISQLSQESSDSKEPIFVPGDIKRRLSEMAAAPSATFNHDPEDPSAAVLKEPWELKQHRIRASSPYGHLASWKLLAVIVKCGDDLRQELLASQLLSMLQRIWQEEQIPLWVRPYKILCLSNDSGLIEPILNTVSLHQVKKQCQLTLVQYFEREFGPPTSDTFITAQRNFIQSCAAYCLVCYLIQVKDRHNGNILLHSDGHLIHIDFGFILSTSPRNLGFETSPFKLTPEFVEVMGGSQSKQFQEFKTLILQGLIAARKHMEKIVNLVEIMLSGSQLPCFRSGGAATVQGLKNRFHLTLTEDQLRRHVEDLVEASIHSWSTKLYDRYQYFANGTL
- the LOC144476886 gene encoding protein ST7 homolog; the encoded protein is MALLFTSMWDSTMFLNTLTPKFYVALTGTSSLISGLILIFEWWYFRKYGTSFIEQVSLNHISPWIGGGDSGSDGSNSSLNGSNSNQQNVPECKVWRNPINLFRGAEYQRFFWATNKDPLTYYDMNLSAQDHQTFFTCEGDTGKAEYEIMQTAWRERNPVVRIKAAHSALDHNADCAPAYILLAEEEASTIVEAEKILKQALKVAENNYRKSQNTQHQGSLAEAIHRRDTNVLIYIKRRLAMCARKLGKLKEAVKMFRDLTKEVPPIMNVLNIHENLIEALLEMQAYADVQAVLAKYDDISLPKSATICYTAALLKARVVADKFSTDIAIKRGLTTPEMIAIEAIHRAVEFNPHVPKYLLEMKPLILPPEHVLKRGDSEAIAYAFFHLAHWKQMEGALNLLHCTWEGTFRRLPYPLERGHLFYPYPTCTECADRELLPPFHDVSVYPKKELPFFILFTAGLCSFTALLALLTHQYPDTMGVVARSMLAWFSHPFYYILDKLEAILPSNLLQQLSRI